From the Zymomonas mobilis subsp. pomaceae ATCC 29192 genome, the window CCAGTCCGTACAAAAAAGTGATGTGATGGCCTATATGTGGTTTAATCTTGCTGCCCAACGTGGGCTCAAAAATGCCGAAAATAACTGTCTGGTGCTCAGTAAAATATTAACACCGGCGCAACTCAATGATGCTAAAAAATTAACACAGGATTGGATGGCTAAACACAGCCATACTCAAAGAAATAGCTAATGTTAAAAAATATTAATTCAAAAAAATTAAGTATATTAAAATAATATATCTGTCTTATGCGTAAATTTTTGTTAATAAAGGGAGCAATGAGACGTGTCTTGCGTTTTTTATAAAGAGGATAAACCCTAGAAAAAAGAGAGAAGATCAATGACGACACCCAAAAAACTAAAAAATATGAATGTTTTTAATGCAGAAAATACCCTTGTAGGAAAAACGGCAGAAGTGACACTCCCCGAACCGACCTACAAGCTGGTTCCTTCTGAAGATAAAAATGTTCCCGATGAAGTGATGCTAGCTAATCTTGGGAAACTGCGCTTCCCAGCAGATGCAACGATGTTAGAGGCTATAAAGCAGAAGGGTTTTACCAAGGTACGGCTGACAGATGACGATAATACCACCGAAATAGTCGGACGCGGTGTTTTACAGGATGCAAAAGACGAAGCCTATCTTAACCTTGCCTATTACGAAGAAACCGTCGATGGAAAGATAGTTAATAAATTTGACCCTTTTAATATGGTTGAAATCGTTAATGGTCTGGATCTTGGCGCACGCTCTCGTGAAGCACTGGGTCTTACGCCAGAAGATTTTAAACAATTTTAAAACATATATTATGTCATTTAATTAATTTAGTTTCTTATAAGAAATTATACTCAAGATTAGCGCTCGGGGATCCTACGTGATCCCCGCTATTCTGAAAACATCACCGCCCTTCTTCCCAAAAATGGAAAAAATAGAAGCTTTAATAATTAAAATAACGCTCGAAGATTGATCAAAAATATCTTTGAAGGGCACGCTCTTTTAATAGATAAAAAGATGGGATAAAATCTTTTATGCCCATACAATCAAGACAACGATACCCTAAATAGTAAAGATATAAAGGCGGATGTCCTGATGAATCTGAAACTCTATATCTATGAACACTGTCCCTTCTGCGTCAAAGCCCGTATGATTTTCGGATTAAAAGATCTACCTTTTGATCAAATCATTCTGCAACATAATGACGAAACGCAACCTATCCGAATGACGGGCTATAAACTGGTTCCTATTCTTGAAGAAGAAGGGCGGTTTATGGGCGAAAGTATGGATATTGTCGCCTATATTGATCAGAACAAAGGCACTCCGCTGTTAACAGGAGCATCTAATCCTGCCATCATGCGGGCAATGCACAGTTTTTCAGGCATATATTCGCTTCTTTATCCGCGTGCGGCTATGGCCCCTTTACCAGAATTTGCGACACAAGCAGCAAGGCGCTATTTTATTCGTCGAAAAGAAGGGGAAGTAGGGAACTTTGCACGTTGCATGAAAGAAACCCCGAACCTTATCAAACGCTATGAAGAGAGCCTTGAAAAGCTGGAACCCTTGATTCAATCACCCGATGCCGTCAATGGCCGGCTTTCCAATGACGATATTCATCTTTTTGCCCAGCTTAGAAGCCTCTCTATCGTCAAAGGGATTCATTATCCGGCAAAAGTGGATGCCTATCGTCGCCGCATGGCCCAATTAACCGGCATCTTCCTTTTTGATGCGGTTGCTAACTAATCGATTATGACTTCTAAAATAGTAAAAAGGCTGTATTCATCAGCCTTTTCCCCTCACTTCACCTTTTAATATTAAAATATAGCTATATCTAAAATATAGCTATATCTAAAATGTAGATACAATTTATCGTTAAAAATTCTTTTTTAATCCAACAGTAAATCCTCCATTCTTACTTAAAATTTTATTTAAAGACACAATAGTGTTATTATTTATCTTTTGACCAAAATGAGCCGTGAGTTCTTTTCCATCGTCATCGATACCGATATATTGACGATTGTTAGAAGCCCCTAATCCCGTTTTGATACCCGTAATACCCTGACTCATAGCTTCATTTCTTCTAAGAAAGGGCGCTTTTAGTTCAGGGAAATTAAGATGAAAGATAGCCTCTGGCGGAGTATAGACATCAGGTTTAATTGAAGAATTTAATGACCATCCGCCGACACTAATAGGATTAGATAAATCATTGTTATCCCCATGATCCGCATTAGGAATAGTATCCATAATTACGCTACCAAGAGATGAAGAGGGTTTTGCAGAATATAAATTATCCAGAGTGTCATAAATATTTTTTGCAAGCATAGGATGCTGTGGTTCTATAATTGTTTCATCACTATTCGACATAATATTCTCTAAATAAAAATTTTGATTTATTTAAAGTATCTTTTGTTTTCCATCACAACCGCATAAAAATATCAAAATTCTTTATATTTTTTATAGCAAGGCATAAAGTTGTGCAAAGAATAGGATCTTATTTTTTTAAAAGCTTATCTATTTTTTTGATTGGAATGATCCTACCTTTTTCTCTTTTAGCTAAAACAAACTTTCAATCTGAAAATTCTACAACGGATAACGCTGTTCTTTTTAAAGCCGCGCAAAGGGGCAATGCCGAAGCACAATTCTTGCTCGCCAAAAAATATAGCTTGGGGAAAGAGATTCCCAAAAATATGAAAGAGGCGTTTCAATGGTATCAAAAAGCGGCTGATCAAAATTATCAAAAGGCACAATATAATCTAGCTTCGATGTATGAATATGGAGAATACTTACCCCAAGATAAAAAGAAAGCCTTTGAACTATACCTAAAAGCCGCCAACCAAGGTTTATCTGCTGCTCAATATAAAATAGGAACGATGTATTATGAAGGCTCTGCTGTTCCTAAAAACAACAGAAAAGCGATAGAATGGATTCGAAAAGCCGCTGATAATGGGCTAGGTCAAGCCGAATATGCACTTGGCGTTCTGTATTATACAGGCGAAATTCTACCACAAGACAAAAATAAGGCGGCCTATTTCTATAAAAAAGCAGAAATCCAAGGCGATGATACGACAGAATACGCTCTAGCTATTACCTATTATTCGGGGATTAAAGCCCCCCAAGATATAACAAAAGCTTTTCAA encodes:
- a CDS encoding phage major tail tube protein, translated to MTTPKKLKNMNVFNAENTLVGKTAEVTLPEPTYKLVPSEDKNVPDEVMLANLGKLRFPADATMLEAIKQKGFTKVRLTDDDNTTEIVGRGVLQDAKDEAYLNLAYYEETVDGKIVNKFDPFNMVEIVNGLDLGARSREALGLTPEDFKQF
- the grxB gene encoding glutaredoxin 2; translated protein: MNLKLYIYEHCPFCVKARMIFGLKDLPFDQIILQHNDETQPIRMTGYKLVPILEEEGRFMGESMDIVAYIDQNKGTPLLTGASNPAIMRAMHSFSGIYSLLYPRAAMAPLPEFATQAARRYFIRRKEGEVGNFARCMKETPNLIKRYEESLEKLEPLIQSPDAVNGRLSNDDIHLFAQLRSLSIVKGIHYPAKVDAYRRRMAQLTGIFLFDAVAN